One segment of Clostridium botulinum DNA contains the following:
- a CDS encoding sugar phosphate nucleotidyltransferase, which produces MRAILVAAGMGTRLRPLTNTIPKSLVEINGISLLERQIINLKEIGIDEIVVLTGYLHEKFDNLVEKYNLVKIVNDKYDVYNNIYTMYLAKDYLKDTFVIDADNYINNNFLPKVRPEHSEYYSACKENIDGEWLLIYDENNKLQRVDIGEEGDKPSYIMSGASYWSERDGKIIAQKIDQKVNGGDFENLYWDDIVVENLKDLDVYVNKIGSNDIFEIDSLKDLEYLKNKLSIR; this is translated from the coding sequence ATGAGAGCAATATTAGTAGCAGCTGGGATGGGCACTAGACTTAGACCGCTTACAAATACAATACCAAAGTCTTTAGTTGAGATTAATGGAATTTCATTACTTGAAAGACAAATTATCAATTTAAAAGAAATAGGTATAGATGAAATTGTAGTTTTGACTGGATATTTACATGAAAAATTTGATAATTTAGTCGAAAAATATAATTTAGTTAAGATAGTTAATGATAAATATGACGTTTATAATAATATTTATACAATGTATTTAGCTAAGGATTATCTTAAAGATACATTTGTTATTGATGCAGATAATTATATCAATAACAATTTTTTACCTAAAGTTAGACCAGAACATTCAGAGTATTATTCTGCTTGCAAGGAGAATATTGATGGTGAATGGTTATTAATATATGATGAAAATAATAAATTACAAAGGGTTGATATAGGAGAAGAGGGGGATAAACCTTCTTATATAATGTCAGGAGCATCATATTGGAGTGAAAGAGATGGAAAAATTATAGCACAGAAAATAGATCAAAAAGTTAATGGTGGAGATTTTGAAAATTTATATTGGGATGATATAGTTGTTGAAAATCTTAAAGATTTAGATGTTTATGTTAATAAAATAGGGTCTAATGATATTTTTGAAATAGATTCTCTTAAAGATTTAGAGTACTTAAAAAATAAGCTAAGTATAAGATAA
- a CDS encoding YcxB family protein, which produces MIEVRYKNTEEQWVNFSIYKMNSQSNKDRLATLRRNLFLGIGLFIGVLYCVLGIQEYSKGESPIFSIVLGVIFAGAGIFGYFKLPTYWIKRAKKNFKDLFKKNEKSLGRTIEVFLEKDGLIINRNKEKTKLLLNNITDVTEINNCLYVISNDNPGIVIPNDAFESTDDKINFKNTIMNNIK; this is translated from the coding sequence ATGATTGAGGTAAGGTATAAAAATACTGAAGAACAATGGGTTAATTTTTCTATTTATAAAATGAATAGCCAAAGTAATAAAGATAGATTGGCTACGTTAAGAAGAAATTTATTTTTAGGAATAGGTCTTTTTATAGGTGTGTTGTATTGTGTTTTAGGAATTCAAGAATACAGTAAAGGAGAAAGTCCGATATTTTCTATTGTATTAGGTGTAATTTTTGCTGGTGCAGGTATATTTGGATATTTTAAATTGCCTACATACTGGATTAAAAGAGCAAAGAAAAATTTCAAGGATTTATTTAAGAAAAATGAAAAATCTTTGGGGAGAACTATAGAAGTATTCTTGGAAAAAGACGGGTTGATAATTAATAGAAATAAGGAAAAGACAAAACTTTTATTAAATAATATTACAGATGTTACAGAGATAAATAATTGTTTATATGTAATTTCAAATGATAATCCGGGAATAGTTATTCCTAATGATGCATTTGAAAGTACAGATGATAAGATAAATTTTAAAAATACTATAATGAATAATATAAAATAG
- a CDS encoding NTP transferase domain-containing protein: protein MLEDRLEILKILNNNFNINQRELSKRTNISLGKVNSILKEFTLDGTIERVINNRGILYRVTEKGMKILEENLASAKNTRLKIHEENNKSVKEAVILAAGRARDFGKPVGMLEIEDFKLIDRTLNILKENGINKITIITGYESACYEEYFKNNKNINLVKSDKYKWTGTMYSLSLAREYVKDDFLLIENDLIFEKRTIKELIESNSRDCILLTNESGSGDEAFVEIRNNHLFKMSKDIHQFNRIDGEMIGITKVSHKLYQMMLEEFKDNINPYLNYEYVLLDVARDYNIGFVKIDDLAWGDADTKKEYENILNHLYPTIRRRELNYEINTVKTIVREAMKVSEDEISEVVAAGGMTNKNYRICVKGKRYILRVAGIGTECMISRKNEMFNSSIASEREYNVETPYFNVETGIKISTFIENAETLTPRSVKKEENLKQVTRILRDLHEDNEFPMKNEFNVFRELEKYEDILKTADGEFFDDYDEVRERFMKLEQVLKECDRVFVPSHNDLVSENLVKDTEGRIYLIDWEYSGINDDMWDLAALSLENNFSEDDTELMFRLYFNGEVDENSRKRLLIHQISQDLLWAVWTLIKENEGDDFGTYGIDRYNRGKENLNKLEAEF from the coding sequence ATGTTAGAAGATAGATTAGAAATATTAAAAATATTAAACAATAATTTTAATATTAATCAAAGAGAGTTGTCAAAGAGAACAAATATTTCATTAGGAAAAGTGAATTCAATTTTAAAGGAGTTTACACTTGATGGAACTATAGAAAGAGTTATAAACAATAGAGGGATTTTATATAGGGTAACTGAAAAAGGCATGAAAATATTAGAAGAAAATCTTGCATCAGCGAAAAACACTAGATTGAAAATTCATGAAGAGAATAATAAATCAGTTAAAGAAGCTGTTATTCTTGCAGCGGGAAGAGCTAGGGATTTTGGAAAACCTGTAGGAATGCTTGAAATAGAAGATTTTAAATTAATAGATAGAACTTTAAATATACTTAAAGAAAATGGAATTAATAAAATTACTATAATAACAGGTTATGAAAGTGCTTGTTATGAAGAGTACTTTAAGAATAATAAGAATATAAATTTAGTTAAAAGTGATAAATACAAATGGACTGGAACTATGTATTCATTATCTTTAGCTAGAGAATATGTTAAAGATGATTTTTTATTAATAGAAAATGATTTGATTTTTGAAAAAAGAACAATTAAAGAACTTATAGAAAGTAATAGTAGGGATTGCATTCTTCTTACTAATGAAAGTGGATCAGGGGATGAAGCTTTTGTTGAAATAAGAAATAATCATCTATTCAAGATGTCTAAGGATATACATCAATTTAATAGAATTGATGGTGAAATGATTGGTATAACTAAGGTATCTCATAAATTATATCAAATGATGCTTGAGGAATTTAAAGATAATATAAATCCATATTTAAATTATGAATATGTATTATTAGATGTTGCTAGAGATTACAATATTGGATTTGTAAAAATAGATGATCTTGCTTGGGGAGATGCAGATACTAAAAAAGAATATGAAAATATTTTAAATCATCTTTATCCAACTATAAGAAGACGTGAGCTAAATTATGAAATTAACACTGTAAAAACTATAGTTAGAGAAGCTATGAAAGTATCTGAAGATGAGATAAGTGAAGTTGTAGCTGCTGGAGGTATGACTAATAAAAATTATAGAATTTGTGTTAAGGGAAAAAGGTATATATTAAGAGTTGCAGGTATTGGAACTGAATGTATGATAAGTAGAAAAAATGAAATGTTTAACTCTTCAATTGCTTCAGAAAGAGAATACAATGTTGAAACTCCATATTTCAATGTTGAAACTGGAATAAAAATATCTACTTTTATAGAGAATGCAGAAACTTTAACTCCAAGAAGTGTTAAAAAGGAAGAAAATCTAAAACAAGTTACTAGAATATTAAGGGATTTACATGAGGATAATGAATTTCCAATGAAAAATGAATTTAATGTGTTTAGAGAACTTGAAAAATATGAAGATATTTTAAAGACTGCTGATGGAGAATTCTTTGATGATTATGATGAAGTAAGAGAAAGATTTATGAAATTAGAACAAGTTCTAAAAGAGTGTGATAGAGTTTTTGTTCCATCTCATAATGATTTAGTATCAGAAAATTTAGTGAAGGATACAGAAGGTAGAATTTATTTAATAGACTGGGAATACAGCGGTATAAATGATGACATGTGGGATTTAGCAGCACTTTCTTTAGAAAATAATTTTTCGGAAGATGATACAGAATTAATGTTTAGACTTTATTTCAATGGTGAAGTAGATGAGAACTCAAGAAAAAGATTATTAATTCATCAAATAAGCCAAGATTTATTATGGGCTGTATGGACATTGATTAAAGAGAATGAAGGGGATGATTTTGGTACCTATGGAATAGATAGATACAATAGAGGAAAAGAAAATTTAAATAAACTAGAAGCTGAATTTTAA